Genomic DNA from Porites lutea chromosome 4, jaPorLute2.1, whole genome shotgun sequence:
AAATCGTCGCATTCCCACCTGCCAGATGGTGTTAGAAGCCAGTGGTAAGCTGAAGCTGCAAAAGCAGTGTGGTCGTATAATCTGTTCTGATCTCTCTCGGCGCCCCATTTGCCAACTTTGAAAGAACCTCTTTGGTATCCCCAATCCTTGCAGACTCTTGCTAACCGCGAGTTATCATTGCTCATGATCACAAACGAGCCACAAGAGGCAGGCATTACATCTGTCTCACCACTGAGGTATTTCACAGCAGCTTCACCTGTACTGTTAGCAGCCGTGGTGATGTGAAATGTACGACCTCCTCTTTTTTTGCAGGTGAATCTTATCCGAGTGAAATGCAAGTGATTTCTCAGCTCCTTCATGGCGCTTTTTGTGAGTACCATCTCTTTGCTGCTTACTCCGCGGTACGATGTCTTAACTGGCAACTGAGTGGGAGATGAACCGTGCGAAACAACGTTGGATACAAGAAGCCATCCCCCTGAAATTCGATAAATGTTTATCATTCGTTTATCAGTCATGTGGGCCAAAACAAGCAGTAATGTTTAGTTCAAAATAATTCACACGGCGGAAACCCACGGTGAAGCCTCCCACGGGCAGGAACGAGTGACGAACCCCTAAAAACTTGGGAGGCTACCCACTGTGAGCCTTATCAATGTTTTACAATATAACTCAGGTgaactgtacagtaccgcaactGATCCCCGTGCACCGTAAATGGTCCTCAGACCgaaaatgatccccaaaatggaccgcaaatgatccccattgTCGACCACAAATGATCCCGAGAGGAAAATCCGAGAATGGTCAGGACTTAATAAAGTTACTGGTTCATCGTGTCACGTTTATTATCGcaacaaaacattttaattCAACTGAATtaatttaacaaataaatgccaagactgaaaaacaaagaaaccgtaaacaaaacacaaataaatgcaaacaaaaaaagattttaaatgcAACCAGTAAAACAATAGCTCTTGCTTAATTGCTggttttaaaacattaaaacttaACTGAACTAAATTTCACATACTGTAGTTCAATTAGATGTAATACAGTGTAAGAAGAAATTGCTCAAATCCGATCTTTCGGAAACTTCGTATCAACTTTAGAAAATGATAACTTTTGTAACGGCGAAAATCTCTGAAAACGACCCCAGATAAAAGCTCGCTCTAGTACACTGAACCCCATCAGGATAATTCTTTGCTTATAGGTACAAAATTTTCTACTTAATCGTTCCTTCGTTTCTGTTTCCCTaattttgtatctttgtaactgTCTGTGTCTCCAGCAGCCAAGACACGGAAAATGAATATACAGGTTTGCGCCGACAGGGTCCTTAGCACTAGACGCAACATTTTCACGAGTTGTAGTTGCTTAATGTATTTCGAAATAAACCAAAAACCTCTATAAAGTGATAAATACAGGGGTCATACTCCGGGGTCATATTTACCTATTCCTAGGcgttaaaatgaaagaaaaatttctttccTAACGTCTTTCCTGTCCTATGTGTTCCCAGCAACGAAACATCAAATGCTTGAATAACGAAAGAAGAATAAAATGCCAGAAGAAACAGTATTGTTCATTGATTGTTCTACGCGATGTGCAAATTCTCAGCACTTTCACCATCCATGCCTACAATATATTCCATTCCACTACTTTTCACTGGATCACTTACAGTCGACAATGGGGATCATTATTTTGATTTAGAAGTCGCATTTCACGTGCGAcgaatataatgcattaattatagaaacccttatccatattggataacaatttttttttagtgactgggaatatttacaacaaactgaGTTAAATTTGTCACCATTATatacgacgtctgaatcaactgccgtttatttcattattttcatcGACTAAAATAGGTGTTCGGCATTCATAAGAAATTCCATGTTTGAAAGGGGCCTAACATGTTTTCAGCTGAGTGGTTTGCAGGCtgttattgagttgtttttttcttttcagtgagAGCAATTCCTatctctttgtaaatccattttattaatcggctTGTGCCACAACTTAAGAATCAGCTGTAATGGCTGATTTTACTTTCCCTTTGACATGACTTGTAAATCAAAAAGAGCAATCAATTTTCATCCactcatttcaataaaag
This window encodes:
- the LOC140936037 gene encoding uncharacterized protein translates to MTPESFKKMNGSSYYGPVKVSCHDSPSNRKKQPAHCHPDYKGKRCEIPRWGWNSKLPAHSCKSIRDSGDSKGEGRYWIDPENSGNPLNVYCDMTIDGGGWLLVSNVVSHGSSPTQLPVKTSYRGVSSKEMVLTKSAMKELRNHLHFTRIRFTCKKRGGRTFHITTAANSTGEAAVKYLSGETDVMPASCGSFVIMSNDNSRLARVCKDWGYQRGSFKVGKWGAERDQNRLYDHTAFAASAYHWLLTPSGRWECDDFSVGVSSGDFWKVFVR